Part of the Phycisphaeraceae bacterium genome, CCAGCGCCACCAGAAAAGGGCTGCAAGCTCGAATGCCGCATGCGGCAACGTGTCTCGACCTGCGCCTCGCATCGCCTGGCCCACGCACACGAAGGCACAGTTCACGACTTCACCAAGTCGGTGAGCTGGGTGTGGCTCAGTCATCCTTCCGCCTCCTCTCCAAAGGAAGACCGCATCAGACGCCTTAGCTGCCGCCGCTAAACCACCGCTCGATATCCGAGCGGCGCCAGCGGGCAAGCCGTCCGATGCGGATGGGCGGGGGCAACACGCCCGCTGAGAGGTAGCGGTAGAGGCCGGCCTTGCTGATCTTGAGGAGAGAAGCGAGATCCCGCGCGGTCATGTAGTCGTTTGATCCCGAGCCTTCTTGACCGCTGGTGACCTGAGAGCCGTTGACGGCGCGGCTGCCTTTGCGTCCGTTCACACCCGGTGGGGAGGCCGCGGCCTTCTCAGGCTCCGGCTGGTCCTCCTCGCCATCGGGAAAGCCGCTAATCGTCAGCGTCTTTGGAGGCGGAGGAGGTGGGGGTTCGAGGATCGACCGAAGGAGTGGCGCGAGTTCGGGCATGGGCGTATCTCCAAGACAACGGGTGAATCAAGCCCGTTGTCC contains:
- a CDS encoding helix-turn-helix domain-containing protein; its protein translation is MPELAPLLRSILEPPPPPPPKTLTISGFPDGEEDQPEPEKAAASPPGVNGRKGSRAVNGSQVTSGQEGSGSNDYMTARDLASLLKISKAGLYRYLSAGVLPPPIRIGRLARWRRSDIERWFSGGS